Proteins encoded within one genomic window of Candidatus Glassbacteria bacterium:
- a CDS encoding glycoside hydrolase family 1 protein, with product MFTMKGFEKVTFPKEFLWGAAASAYQVEGNNTKNQWYRFEQEEGAIENGDRCGMSTNHYELFEQDFELAKELNHNTHRLGIEWSRLCPESPDRFDEDEIEHYRKVFEALKERNLTVFLTLHHFTEPLWFADAGSFTRPGAEHDFAKYVSRVAREFGGMVDFWIPFNEPQVALCGWLWGDFPPRKYSLEETCRECAGRLRGYAAAREVIRKHDPQAQVGQVMAVSAFYPSRINDFLDNHYAALFDYLWNECWIEGCTTGWIRFPLIGEDVFLPELRDSCDYWGVNFYTDQRVDSRDRLGMCKPLPSQKVTQMDWSWEPEGYWRAIERFHRLGKPLYLTENGIGTLDDRERVRFMFEHLRVVAHALDQGFDIRGYLHWSLLDNFEWACGYRPRFGLVHVDYETFERTVKPSGRFLAEVIEAGGMSRELVEKYLPAEFRY from the coding sequence ATGTTCACGATGAAGGGTTTTGAAAAAGTCACGTTCCCGAAGGAATTCCTCTGGGGTGCGGCGGCCAGCGCGTACCAGGTGGAGGGCAACAATACGAAAAACCAGTGGTACCGTTTCGAGCAGGAGGAGGGGGCGATCGAAAATGGCGACCGCTGCGGAATGTCGACAAACCACTACGAGCTGTTCGAGCAGGATTTCGAGCTGGCAAAAGAGTTGAACCACAACACGCACCGGCTGGGGATCGAATGGAGCAGGCTCTGCCCGGAATCCCCGGACAGGTTCGATGAGGACGAGATCGAGCATTACCGCAAAGTGTTCGAGGCGCTGAAAGAGCGCAACCTGACCGTATTCCTGACCCTGCATCATTTCACCGAGCCGCTGTGGTTTGCCGACGCGGGCAGTTTCACCCGTCCCGGCGCGGAGCATGATTTCGCGAAATATGTTTCCCGGGTGGCGCGGGAGTTCGGCGGGATGGTGGATTTCTGGATCCCGTTCAACGAGCCTCAGGTAGCGCTTTGCGGGTGGCTGTGGGGCGATTTCCCTCCCCGCAAGTACAGCTTGGAGGAAACCTGCCGCGAATGCGCGGGCCGTCTGCGGGGCTACGCCGCCGCGCGGGAAGTTATCCGCAAGCATGACCCGCAAGCTCAGGTCGGGCAGGTGATGGCGGTCAGCGCGTTCTACCCCTCGCGGATCAACGACTTCCTCGATAACCACTACGCTGCTCTGTTCGACTACCTGTGGAATGAATGCTGGATCGAGGGCTGCACCACCGGTTGGATCCGCTTTCCGCTGATCGGCGAGGACGTTTTCCTGCCTGAACTCAGGGACAGTTGCGACTACTGGGGCGTGAATTTCTATACCGACCAGCGGGTGGACAGCCGCGACCGGCTGGGTATGTGCAAACCCCTGCCATCGCAGAAAGTGACCCAGATGGACTGGAGCTGGGAACCCGAAGGCTATTGGCGGGCAATCGAGCGTTTCCATCGGCTGGGCAAGCCGCTTTACCTCACTGAAAACGGAATCGGTACGCTGGACGACCGCGAGCGGGTGCGGTTCATGTTCGAGCATCTCCGGGTGGTGGCCCATGCGCTGGACCAGGGGTTCGACATCCGCGGCTACCTTCACTGGTCCCTGCTCGACAATTTCGAGTGGGCCTGCGGCTACCGTCCCCGCTTCGGCCTGGTCCATGTCGACTACGAGACGTTCGAGCGGACAGTAAAACCCAGCGGCCGGTTCCTGGCCGAAGTTATCGAAGCCGGGGGGATGAGCCGCGAGCTGGTGGAGAAATACCTTCCCGCCGAGTTCCGCTATTGA
- a CDS encoding Na+/H+ antiporter NhaC family protein — protein sequence MSETNVSTEKLEFRGGPLVSVLPIAVFLAWTMYLVVRGAVVEQGMIIAAMAGISLGMVFVRDPAAYSERVFSLMANRIATVAVVCWIWAGAFSSILADSGLVEAMIWLSWKMGLSGAAFTLAVFVSASLFAVTIGTGLGTVVGFTSVMYPAGIVLGAHPGALMGAILSGAAFGDNLAPVSDTTIVSAATQETDVGGVVRSRLKYSLLAGAVAAVLLYAFGAGXXXAGEQSAADSARVTALLEETADPRALPMLIPAALVFIFAVSGVHFLAALNIGIVSALVIGPLFGVFGLERVFHITAEGSVAGSAVDGAMAMLPVSVLTLLLVTANGLMEAGGFLDRVLRALQNGIARTVRGAETAVVVLISLANLFVPVNTIAMVAVGPLAARLRKPHNIHPYRIANLLDTISCSFPFLLPYAAVIVAAMAIHRELAESFPFVPVLGWKQMAPYVFYSMALFVVMVVSVVTGFGRKRG from the coding sequence TTGAGCGAGACGAATGTCAGCACGGAAAAACTGGAGTTCCGTGGCGGACCGCTGGTAAGCGTGCTGCCGATAGCAGTGTTCCTGGCCTGGACCATGTACCTGGTGGTCCGTGGGGCGGTGGTCGAGCAGGGGATGATAATCGCCGCGATGGCCGGGATATCTCTGGGGATGGTATTCGTCCGCGATCCGGCGGCTTACAGCGAGCGGGTGTTCAGCCTGATGGCGAACAGGATTGCGACTGTGGCGGTGGTCTGCTGGATCTGGGCCGGGGCGTTCAGCTCGATTTTGGCAGACAGCGGGCTGGTGGAGGCGATGATCTGGCTGAGCTGGAAGATGGGCCTGTCGGGAGCGGCGTTTACGCTGGCCGTGTTCGTCTCGGCATCACTGTTCGCGGTCACTATCGGTACCGGGCTGGGTACAGTGGTCGGTTTCACCTCGGTGATGTATCCGGCGGGAATCGTGCTGGGCGCTCACCCCGGAGCGCTGATGGGTGCGATCCTCTCGGGCGCGGCATTCGGCGATAACCTGGCTCCGGTCAGCGACACGACCATTGTCAGCGCCGCCACCCAGGAAACCGACGTCGGCGGAGTGGTGCGCTCACGGCTGAAATATTCCCTGCTGGCAGGCGCTGTCGCCGCCGTGCTGCTGTATGCGTTCGGAGCGGGNNNNNNNNNNGCGGGAGAGCAGAGCGCAGCCGACAGCGCCAGAGTTACGGCGTTGCTGGAGGAGACCGCCGATCCCCGGGCCTTGCCGATGCTGATTCCGGCGGCGCTGGTATTCATTTTCGCGGTCAGCGGTGTTCACTTCCTGGCCGCGCTGAATATCGGTATTGTCTCGGCGCTGGTGATCGGTCCGCTGTTCGGCGTGTTCGGTCTGGAAAGGGTGTTCCATATCACCGCCGAGGGTTCGGTGGCCGGCAGCGCGGTGGACGGGGCGATGGCGATGCTGCCAGTTTCGGTCCTGACCCTGCTGCTGGTGACCGCCAACGGCTTGATGGAAGCCGGCGGGTTCCTGGACAGGGTCCTTCGGGCCCTGCAGAACGGAATCGCCCGGACAGTCCGGGGAGCGGAAACCGCGGTGGTGGTGTTGATCTCGCTGGCGAACCTGTTCGTGCCGGTGAACACGATCGCGATGGTTGCTGTGGGACCGCTGGCCGCCCGTCTGCGGAAACCGCACAATATTCACCCCTACCGGATAGCCAACCTGCTGGATACGATCTCATGCAGTTTTCCGTTTCTGCTGCCCTACGCCGCGGTAATCGTGGCCGCGATGGCGATTCACCGCGAACTGGCCGAGTCGTTCCCGTTCGTGCCCGTGCTGGGCTGGAAGCAAATGGCGCCTTATGTTTTCTACAGCATGGCGCTGTTCGTGGTGATGGTGGTCTCGGTGGTGACAGGCTTCGGCAGGAAACGGGGTTGA
- a CDS encoding dUTP diphosphatase — MTVPFQLNAGGIEPPSYAHPGDAGFDLRASQEMVIPAGARVMAPTGLRLAIPAGHVGLVWDRSGLAAKHGIHCLAGVIDSGYRGEVKVVLQNLSGADFTVEQGMRIAQMLIQPVASAELVRVENLEESPRGEGGFGSTGLQ; from the coding sequence CTGACCGTTCCTTTTCAGTTGAATGCCGGGGGTATCGAGCCGCCGAGTTACGCCCACCCCGGGGACGCCGGGTTCGACCTTCGCGCCTCCCAGGAGATGGTTATCCCCGCGGGCGCGCGCGTGATGGCCCCCACCGGCCTTCGCCTGGCGATCCCCGCCGGCCATGTCGGCTTGGTCTGGGACCGCAGCGGCCTGGCCGCCAAACACGGGATCCACTGCCTGGCCGGGGTGATCGACTCCGGCTACCGCGGCGAGGTCAAGGTTGTGCTGCAGAACCTGAGCGGCGCCGATTTCACGGTGGAGCAGGGGATGCGGATCGCCCAGATGCTGATCCAGCCGGTGGCAAGCGCCGAGCTGGTCCGGGTGGAGAACCTGGAAGAGTCCCCGCGCGGCGAGGGCGGGTTCGGCAGCACGGGATTGCAGTAA
- a CDS encoding anaerobic ribonucleoside-triphosphate reductase activating protein gives MEQQTVQNRIEQTGEDLSPVYALLKKPSLIDYPGRMCRVMFISGCNMRCFFCHNTVLAEPQKNFIAWSRLEQTLLASRVQWVDSVCISGGEPTLHPQLLDLISRVRDLGFRVKLDTNGSMPEILSSALTQVDYVAMDYKAPLARYAEISGCRTLERNKIVESVKLITESGVDYEFRTTIVEDWHREEDMHAIGRELSGARRYRIQGYVPPRHGEGPVNGRPLKRTSMKTLKRYEKISREYFPETFIRGG, from the coding sequence ATGGAACAGCAGACTGTCCAGAACAGAATCGAACAGACCGGGGAAGACCTCAGCCCGGTATACGCCCTGCTAAAAAAACCCAGCCTGATCGATTACCCGGGACGGATGTGCCGGGTGATGTTCATTTCCGGGTGCAACATGCGGTGTTTTTTCTGCCACAACACCGTGCTGGCCGAACCCCAGAAAAACTTTATCGCCTGGAGCCGCCTGGAACAGACCCTGCTGGCCAGCCGCGTGCAGTGGGTGGACTCGGTATGTATCTCCGGCGGCGAACCGACCCTCCACCCGCAGCTGCTTGACCTGATCTCACGCGTCAGGGACCTGGGATTCAGGGTCAAACTCGACACCAACGGCTCGATGCCCGAAATCCTGAGCAGCGCTCTGACTCAGGTGGACTATGTGGCGATGGATTACAAGGCACCGCTTGCCCGTTATGCAGAGATCAGCGGCTGCCGGACGCTCGAGCGGAATAAAATTGTCGAGAGCGTGAAATTGATCACCGAGTCGGGGGTGGACTACGAGTTCCGCACGACCATTGTCGAGGACTGGCATCGCGAGGAAGACATGCACGCGATCGGCCGGGAGCTTTCGGGGGCCAGGAGATACCGGATCCAGGGCTATGTCCCTCCACGCCATGGCGAGGGGCCGGTCAACGGGAGGCCGCTGAAACGCACATCGATGAAGACGCTGAAACGATACGAAAAAATCAGCCGGGAGTATTTCCCGGAGACATTTATCCGCGGGGGATGA
- a CDS encoding anaerobic ribonucleoside-triphosphate reductase, producing the protein MPSTVPFVYFRKRNGTVVPFDPDKITNAVKKAAEAVSRQEGTPIDESRLAEVTDKVAAYLDDPQSEYYVYPNGKGERIPEIEDVQDLVEIVLAENRMPQVVAIYKRYRKMRETARQRIRVRHEGGGSVDVTDASLLLVESITDEVVHPWDRGKIVRQLIRETGLSVELANAVAKSVENQIISGDFSTVNTALIRELVNNELYGRGLREQLKDLSIYAVPREFVETLMFAKSTENSNIVSNNPEAVNLSIAELVLKQWALENVYSAEVKRAHDTGAIHVHDLGYPHRVYCSSHSLEYIKKYGLTGLENLNTESKPARSASVLTGHLNTFLASMQANYAGALGISYINVFYAPLLEGKSRTELKQIAQELVFNGSQNAFSRGGQTLFLDYNIHSGVPRYLADVPAVGPGGKYMLALPGGGTVALEEGTTGVRDSCGHNLMELSLSGENGGRAVYREILNEKTGAVEIDPAAGKDLDQRGERIVTYRDYEQTAREFTSALLEVFGEGDRYGKVFEFPKCDFHINEDSFRDPEQRKLLDEACELASRNGSTYFVFDRDEVTLSACCRLRTTIDDNYMLMHPESMRFCGFQNVTINIPQAAYRAEKRGAKTVEGLIEEALDMMDIAMEAHLQKRSNIGRMAEGPGRPLWQIGKPSMDGTPYVDIDEATYIIGLIGLNDAVQYISGKQLHEDEEAIEQGLRIIAAMFLKARKLAEKHRLKVTLEETPAESATRRLAKTDLIYFNRQAATVVKGSIENDTVYYTNSVHLAADAPVDMVERIRMQARFHSMIESGAITHAFVGEEQPDPQTIYRLVRDTFFRTQSAQLTISPEFTFCTDCTEISRGLSETCPSCGSDKVYGETRVVGYFSKIENWNRSKREGELVSRHQGDYRVCADSSELVTK; encoded by the coding sequence CGACAAGGTGGCCGCTTACCTGGACGACCCGCAGAGCGAATACTACGTATATCCCAACGGCAAGGGCGAGCGGATTCCCGAGATCGAAGACGTGCAGGACCTGGTCGAGATCGTGCTGGCCGAAAACCGGATGCCGCAGGTGGTGGCGATCTACAAGCGATACCGCAAGATGCGCGAGACCGCGCGGCAAAGGATCAGGGTCCGCCACGAGGGAGGCGGCAGCGTGGACGTCACCGACGCCAGCCTGCTGCTGGTCGAATCGATCACCGACGAGGTGGTGCACCCCTGGGACAGGGGGAAAATTGTCCGGCAACTGATCCGCGAAACCGGTCTCAGCGTCGAGCTGGCCAACGCGGTGGCCAAGTCGGTCGAGAATCAGATCATCAGCGGTGATTTCAGCACGGTCAACACCGCGCTGATCAGAGAACTGGTTAACAACGAGCTTTACGGCCGGGGGCTGCGCGAGCAGCTCAAGGACCTCAGTATCTACGCCGTCCCCCGCGAGTTTGTCGAAACGCTGATGTTTGCCAAGAGCACCGAGAACAGCAACATAGTCAGTAACAACCCCGAGGCGGTCAACCTCTCGATAGCCGAACTGGTGCTCAAGCAGTGGGCGCTGGAAAATGTTTACTCGGCAGAGGTCAAGCGGGCTCACGACACCGGTGCAATCCATGTCCACGACCTCGGCTACCCCCACCGGGTCTACTGCAGCAGCCACAGCCTGGAGTATATCAAGAAATACGGCCTCACCGGGCTGGAAAACCTGAATACCGAAAGCAAGCCCGCCCGCAGCGCATCGGTGCTGACCGGGCACCTGAACACTTTTCTGGCCTCGATGCAGGCCAATTACGCCGGCGCGCTGGGGATCAGCTACATCAACGTGTTCTACGCCCCTCTGCTGGAGGGCAAAAGCCGCACCGAACTCAAGCAGATCGCCCAGGAACTTGTCTTCAACGGCAGCCAGAACGCATTCAGCCGGGGCGGCCAGACCCTGTTCCTGGACTATAACATCCACTCCGGCGTGCCGCGCTACCTGGCCGATGTGCCAGCCGTGGGACCGGGAGGCAAGTACATGCTGGCCCTGCCCGGCGGCGGCACCGTGGCGCTGGAGGAGGGAACCACCGGGGTCAGGGACAGCTGCGGCCACAACCTGATGGAACTGAGCCTGAGCGGGGAAAACGGCGGACGGGCGGTCTACCGCGAAATCCTGAACGAAAAGACCGGCGCGGTCGAAATCGACCCGGCCGCAGGCAAGGACCTCGACCAGCGCGGCGAGCGGATTGTCACCTACCGGGACTACGAGCAAACCGCCCGCGAGTTCACCAGCGCGCTGCTGGAGGTTTTCGGCGAGGGCGACCGTTACGGCAAGGTGTTCGAGTTCCCCAAGTGCGATTTCCATATCAACGAGGACTCTTTCCGCGACCCGGAGCAGCGCAAGCTGCTGGACGAGGCCTGCGAACTGGCCAGCCGCAACGGCTCCACTTATTTCGTGTTCGACCGGGACGAGGTGACGCTCAGCGCCTGCTGCCGCCTGCGGACCACGATCGATGACAACTACATGCTGATGCATCCTGAGAGCATGCGGTTCTGCGGCTTCCAGAACGTGACAATCAATATCCCCCAGGCTGCCTACCGGGCGGAAAAGAGGGGTGCGAAAACTGTCGAGGGCCTGATCGAGGAGGCGCTCGACATGATGGATATCGCGATGGAGGCCCACCTGCAGAAGCGGAGCAATATCGGCCGGATGGCGGAAGGCCCGGGGAGACCGCTGTGGCAGATCGGCAAACCGAGCATGGACGGCACACCTTACGTGGATATTGACGAGGCCACCTACATTATCGGCCTGATCGGGCTCAACGACGCGGTCCAGTATATTTCCGGCAAGCAGCTGCATGAGGACGAGGAGGCAATCGAACAGGGCCTGCGGATTATCGCGGCGATGTTTCTCAAGGCCCGCAAGCTGGCCGAAAAACACCGTCTGAAAGTGACCCTCGAGGAGACTCCGGCCGAAAGCGCCACGCGACGGCTGGCCAAGACCGACCTGATCTATTTCAACCGGCAGGCGGCCACCGTGGTCAAAGGCTCGATCGAGAACGACACTGTCTATTACACCAACTCCGTGCACCTGGCGGCCGATGCGCCGGTGGATATGGTGGAGCGGATCCGCATGCAGGCGCGGTTCCACTCGATGATCGAGAGCGGCGCGATAACACATGCGTTTGTCGGCGAGGAGCAGCCCGATCCGCAGACGATCTACCGCCTCGTGCGCGACACGTTCTTCCGGACCCAGAGCGCTCAACTCACGATCAGCCCCGAGTTCACGTTCTGCACTGACTGCACCGAGATCAGCCGGGGCTTGAGCGAAACGTGCCCCTCCTGCGGCAGCGACAAGGTTTACGGCGAAACCAGGGTGGTGGGTTATTTCAGCAAGATCGAAAACTGGAACAGAAGTAAACGCGAGGGTGAACTGGTCTCCCGTCATCAGGGCGACTACCGGGTCTGCGCCGACAGCAGCGAGCTTGTAACTAAATAA